In Virgibacillus siamensis, the genomic stretch CCCTCGCTCGATATAAGTGAAGTCGCCTTCCTAATTGGATATGAAGACCAAAACTCGTTCTATCGGGCTTTTCGCCTTTGGGAAGATGATACTCCTTCAAATTGGCGTACTGAACATTTGGGAAAAACTCAATAAATTGACATGTTAAAAAAACCTAATAAAAACTGCTTCAAGTAAATTAAAAGGGGAAATGTATGATGGATATGGGATTAAACAATAAGACAGCTTTAGTTACAGGATCAACGAAAGGTATAGGTAAAGCAATTGCCATTGAACTTGCCGAAGAAGGTGTTAATGTACTAATCAATGGACGAAACGATGAAAAAGTAGAACGAATTGTAAATGAAATTAAATCAGCATTCCCGACTACCTCTCCTCAAAATGCAACGGCCGATATTGTGGATATTCAACAAAGAGAATCTTTATTTAAAAAACACCCTAATATTGATATTTTAGTTAACAATATGGGTATTTACGAAATCATGCAATATGGGGACGTTGACGATGAAGTATGGGAAAAATACTTCCGTACCAATGTTCTTGCCGCAAATGGATTATCTAAATTTTATTTACCTAAAATGTTGAACAATGATTTTGGAAGAATTATCTTTATTGCCAGTGAGGAAGCAGTTATGCCTTCAGGGCAAATGCCTCAGTATTGTATGACAAAATCAATGCTATTATCGTTG encodes the following:
- a CDS encoding SDR family NAD(P)-dependent oxidoreductase, whose protein sequence is MDMGLNNKTALVTGSTKGIGKAIAIELAEEGVNVLINGRNDEKVERIVNEIKSAFPTTSPQNATADIVDIQQRESLFKKHPNIDILVNNMGIYEIMQYGDVDDEVWEKYFRTNVLAANGLSKFYLPKMLNNDFGRIIFIASEEAVMPSGQMPQYCMTKSMLLSLAKSLSKLTIGKEVTVNTIMPGPTLSENVHQIIEGIYPNEDMNFSEKEKEFMTTNLPQSEIQRFIRPAEIGRLITFVCSPYASAFKGSPIRMDGGLVPTIF